TGCGCCGAACGCGAAGATCAGTTCGATTAGGTCCGTCATCTCGTTCTTGCTGAGATCCGACGACGAACGCCCAAGGCTCACGATCCCGTTGCCATCCAGGTTGGGCACCATCCGAACCTCTCGCTTAAGGGCGTCGAGGAACAGGAGCTTCCAGTCATCCGGTGATAACTTGATGCCGTGGTGCTTTGTCTGTGCCGCCACGTCCGTCAGCATCGCCCACATACGATCGTTCTGGGGCAGCGATCGCTTGGCTTCCTTGAACTCGATGCGGCAGCCGTAGGGGGCTTTCGTTGCCCAATTGGCGGCCTTCCTGCGATCGATGTCGCTGTGGATGACGACTAGAGCGCGGCTCATATCACACCCCTCAGAACGGAATTTCTTGGTCTGCGAAGTCATCGCGTGCAGGTGCTGAACGCTCTGTTACGCGCTCGCGAGGCTGATCGCTGGCGCCGTCGGACTTCCTGCTTTCGAGAATGACCAGATCGCCACGGAACTTCTGCAGCACGATCTCGGTAATATACCGGTCATTGCCGTCGCGATCCTGGTACTTTCTGCTCTGGATCGCACCTTCGATGTGGACAAGATCGCCCTTGTGAAGATACGCCTGAGCAACTTTCGCCAAGTTTTCATTGTAGATGACGATATTATGCCAGAACGTATTCTCCTTGCGCTCGCCCGTAGCTTTGTCTTTCCATACATCGGACGTGGCGACGTTCAGATTGGCGACGATATCGCCGTTCTGCTTGTGCTTGATCTCTGGATCGCGACCGAGGCGGCCTGTAATGAGCGCTTTATTCACTGAGCCAGCCATCTAAGCGGCCTCCCTTGTCACGGATCCATAGGAGCGGATGCGCTCGACTATGGTGTTGAGTTCGTCGTTGAATGCATCGACCGCGGCAGACATCTCAGCGATGTAGGCCTCGTCTCGATATGCTCGCTTGATCAGCGGCGGCATCTTGGGCCAGTAGACGCAGATATCGATCCACTCGCGTTCTGCTACCCATAGCGCGCCTTGGCATTGGGCCTTGTGCTCTGGTGGGAAATCGTCGCGGATCAGCGCTTCCACCATAAGCGCGGGCAGCTTGGTTTTGATCTCCAGCATGCCGCTCTCCCCGATTAAGCTGTCGGGGCTGCAGCCTTTCTGCCCGTTGCGTATGAATCCGACTTGTACCGGGTCCGCATCCTTCATGAAGGCGTACAAGTCACGAGCCTCCGGTTCCATGACCTTCCCACGTTCTGTATGGATATTCGAAATAGAGTCCGCCGGGTCTCCAGTGATTATCTCGCCGGCGAGCCTACAAAGATAGGATTTCCGGGTCTTTCCCTCGCCCTTGGCGAGGATGGCGTGGAACATGCTGGCGGTCGGGATACCGCAACGTACAGCATGCCACTCAGGAGTTCCTTGCTGAATGTCTGTGTATACGATCATTGGCCGCTCCTTATACGTGGACATGACGCCATGTTGCGCGCCGCAGAATCATGGAAACGTTTGCTGACGTAATATCCAGTTCGAGCGCGATATCCTTCAAAAGGGCGCCAGCGCGCCGCATCGAGAACGCGCGGCGGATGTCTGACTCGGTAAGCTTCGCGAGGGCATTCTTCTCGCCGACAAGCAGCGTCCCATGGCGGGATTTGTCGGCATGATTCCCCTTACGGGTATCCCACCGGAGGTTGCTAACCCTGTTGTCGGATGGGTCGCCGTTGTTATGGGCGCACTCCATGCTCGGGGGACATGGCCCAACAAACGCCTCGATAACCAGGCGGTGTACAGAAAAATACAAGTGGCGACCGTTTCGGCACAGGCGAACTCTCTTGTGGCCGCTCTTGCTCGTGGATTGGGCGAGAACCGCGCCGCGCCAGACGCGGCCATCCGTTAGCGTTCGCGTGACACCGCGAACTCGACCTTGGTCCGACACCTCGTAGAACCCTTCTAGCCCGACAACAGGCGCCCATAGCTCGGTCACGGGCGCGCCCTCTTTGCGATGAGCAGCCCACGAGCGCGGTCGAAATCGCGAGCCTTGAGATCCGACACGCTTTCGGCCTTGAAGTAGGCTAGGAACTTGTTGATGTCGGCGCCGGTATCGGAAATGAGCTTGTGGATCTGCTCGGCTTGATCGTCGGTGATCAGAACTGGGGCGCCCGCAGATGCGCCGTCGTCATCCCGATCGGCCTTCGCGCGGCTAGTAATGTTGAGTAGCGCCTTAGCCGTATAGCGCTGGCCGTAGCTCGTCGTGGAGCCAACGGCCTGAACGGCATTCTTGCTCCCGCTGGTGTCGATCGGCAGGTGGATGCTCGTTTCCTCGCTGTGGCCCTCCCGATGACTGAGGATCCCCGTGACGACGATCTTTCCGGCGTCCTGTCCGATGCGAAATCGCAGGGAAAAGCCATGCTGGGCGAGGACCGGCTTTATGGCCTCGTTGATATCTTCCCACTTGGCGTACGTGCTTTGGACCTTATCGTCCTTGTTCTTGATCCCCCCGTTCTCGTTGATGATCGGTAATTCCGGCTGCATCTGCGAAAACGCGGCATCAAATGAGGCCTTCGCCTCGCGAGCCAAGATGCGCTCCTGCATGTCCAAGAGGCGCTGCATCTTGTCGATATCGACGTTGGGGTTGAGCGCGGCACGCTCGATCACTTGGATGATTGCGGCTGGCTCGCGCTGAACCTGCCGAGGTTCAATCTCGTGCGGAGCCTGGTATGTCTCAACTGCTGTGCTCATCGGCTGATGCTCCGTTCAAGAGCGGCATTGGTAACGCGCTGTTTCTCGCGTTCGATTGGTCTGGTGGCCTTATGGCGGGCTCGCTGGGCTTGGATCTGAGCGTCCAAGGCCACGATCTTAGGCCGCTTCGGTGGTGGTGCCCACTCACGCTTGAAGAGCTGGAGTAGGGCGCATTGAACGCGAGATACGAAGCTCATGGCTGACGATCTCGACGGTAGGAGGAGGCTTCGCCGTAGGGCTCGTCATCTTCCTCGGAGAAGGGAGGCGCTGAGATAAGCCCGTGCCACGCCCACAATCCCAAGGCCACTGAGCCCCAGACTGGCGAGTACTTCAGGATGAAATAGAGGATATCCATCACGCGGCCTCGGCAACGTCTTGGATCTGATCAAGACGGCGAACGGCCGAGATGTGCTGCTGGCAGGTGCCGTCTGCGCCCCGATCAAGCCAGAGCATTTCGCCGTGCATGGCGATAACGGTGGCTTCTTCGGTTTCCGTTGCGAATGAAATCCTGACGCGTTCCCCCGGCTGAAAATTGGGGCGAACCATCTTCATCTCATCGGACGAGAAGAATAGAGGGGAACCGCCGACGCGAACGATGTAACGCTCGAACCCGATTGAAGGAGTCTGCTCAATCGTTCCGATAATGGATACATAATCTCCGCAACGAAACGTGCTCATCACGCAGCCCTCTCCTGTCCCTCGGAAAGCTCACGGGCGTAAGCCATGGCGTCGTCGAGGTATCGATCTATTTCGGAATGTGAGTGGCCAAGTTCTCGTAAGATACCCCAGCACTCTTGCCAGTCGGATAGGTTGGCGAAGTTGCTTTTCAGCTCATCAGCCATAGACGCCACAGGCGTATCGAGCTTGTTCATGCGTCTGCCTCTGCTACATTTATAAGCGCCGTGACAACGCGGTCGTAACTGGCATCGCATCTGTCCATTGTTATTGAGATCAGAAATTCAGTCGATATGTCGTCCCCGAATTCCTCCCACGCGTCTTGAAATTCTCTCTCGATTTCGCGGTCGCGTTTTGATACACGTGCCATCACGCAGCCTCCCGGCTCAGACGATCGTCACGGGCGAAGTCCGCCGCTGTCGCCGCATGAAATTCTTCCGGCTCCATGCCGTCGTACGCGTCGATCTTGTTGTCTTTCCAGAGCAATTCGATCGCTCGGCGGCACAGGCAATACCAGTCATCTTTTTGACGGAGTTCGGCGCGATTGCCTTCCTCGTCGTCGATCTCGATCTCCACGTCGTAGATCTCGGGCTCGTCGTACATCGTTGTGATGTGGATCTGCGCCTTGCCATCGACACGTGCGATCACACGCCCGTCTGTCGTAAGAAGCTTCAGTTCTTCAAAGTCGTAGATGATTGAGTGGGACATGATGTCCTCCACATAGGCCACCTACTGCAGCACTGGTTTGGGGACAGTGCTGGGGTAGGGGGTCAGACAGTTTTCCCGCCGCTCGCGATGTGTTGCTTGATCAATCCATCAAGCTCTCTCTGAGCGAATATCCCTCGCGACTTCTGAATTTCGTAGTTCAGACGGCTCTCAGCCGCGACGATTGAGTCTGTCGGTGTCCTCGACACCAAGTAGCAGCGGACGTAAGTGTCGCACTCTGTGATAGTCGCGGAGAGTTCTTTCATCCGCTCCGTGCGCTCTACCGACATCTCATCTCTCCGTTACTGGGTATGGTCAGGATTTCTTGGAGCGCTCTGCGAGCATGGCCTGCCAAGACGCGGCGATACGCTTCTCAATGGCGTCGTAGAGCGAGGCGCGGTACTTCTTTGCCAACGCGTACAGCCGCGCCATAGGCTCGCTCACCCATGGCTGAAACTCTGCGGCCGGAACTCCAGGCCCGCTCCACACTCTCAGAACAAGCCCGTGCTGGGCGTACACTGCATACGCCCCCGCCGGGTGAGAGGCGGCATAAGCATCCAGTTCGTCAAGGAAGACCTGAAGGGGCTTGGCCATCTCGTCTCTCCATCAAGCAGTGGCTGATGCATTACGTATATGCGGCGGCGCATAATCAGTCAATACGGTATTATGCGTCGGTGCATAATTTTTTATGCGTGGTGATTCGCGCCCATTGACTCTCAGGCTGCGATGTTCTTCATTTGTTCATCATATGTGGGGAGGACGTGGGGCCATGCTGGACTACAAGCAATCGCGAGCGATAGCGGTCCATGTGCTGGGGCTTATGGCGCGCGATAAGGAGGCGCTGACGCGCTTCTTCAACGTGACGGGCGCCAGTCCCGAGACCATCAGTGCCTGCGCGCAGTCACCCGGATTTTTTGAAGCGGTCCTGGATTTTTCAGTCTCGGACGCCGCTTTCCTCAATCACATTGAGGCGCAGCTGCGCTTGCCTGCGTCCGCGATAGACAGCGCCAGGGCGTGCTTTAAGGCCGAGTCAGAGGCCGATACGCGCGTGGTATCCATATCCGGATGGGCTGATCGGCAAGAGCCGCCTCGCAAGAGCCGCAAGGCTGCCCTGCCGTCTCTCCCTCCTCGGGCGCTATACGCTAGGGCGTGAAGATGGATCCGACGACGACGTGAACGCTCTCAACCTGGTCGCGGTCGAACTCGAACCTGCGTGGCGGGTTGAACTGTTCCACGATAAGGGCTTGCGGTGTCCAAGCGACGAAGCGTTTGATAAAGCCGTCTGGCGGGTCTCCGAGCCCATCCCCCTTCAACTGCACAACCACGTCATTGCCAGCATGTGGCGGGCGGCTCGGGTGAACCCACACCTGCTCACCGGGATTGAATCGCGGCATCATACTGGTGCCGGACACGAACACCCCGTAGGCGTTGGGTACTCCCTGCAGTTGCGGCGGCATGGCTACATACTCGATGACTTCCCCATTGAAGACGAACCGGCCGTCCTCTCCTCCGACCGCCCGGCCCAAAATAGGTAGCGTCTTTTCGCCGAATGTTGGAGGGGGAATCGTTACCGATGCATTTGGTTCCGGCCGAGGTGGCGCTGGTATCGGGATGTTGCCCCGCACAATAGCTTCCAGCTTCGCTTGCGCGGCCGGATCTGGCGTCTGACCACCAAGCCAGCGCGACACAGTCGACTGTTTCACTCCGACCCGACCGGCTAGGTCGGACTGGGTCCAAGAGTGTGCCGCCATGAGCGCGCGGATTTCGTCACTTGTAATCATGGTAACGATCATACGCATACGCATAAAAAA
This portion of the Chelatococcus sp. YT9 genome encodes:
- a CDS encoding recombination protein NinB; this translates as MSRALVVIHSDIDRRKAANWATKAPYGCRIEFKEAKRSLPQNDRMWAMLTDVAAQTKHHGIKLSPDDWKLLFLDALKREVRMVPNLDGNGIVSLGRSSSDLSKNEMTDLIELIFAFGAKHGVVFRDDAQAA
- the ssb gene encoding single-stranded DNA-binding protein, which encodes MAGSVNKALITGRLGRDPEIKHKQNGDIVANLNVATSDVWKDKATGERKENTFWHNIVIYNENLAKVAQAYLHKGDLVHIEGAIQSRKYQDRDGNDRYITEIVLQKFRGDLVILESRKSDGASDQPRERVTERSAPARDDFADQEIPF
- a CDS encoding lambda exonuclease family protein; amino-acid sequence: MIVYTDIQQGTPEWHAVRCGIPTASMFHAILAKGEGKTRKSYLCRLAGEIITGDPADSISNIHTERGKVMEPEARDLYAFMKDADPVQVGFIRNGQKGCSPDSLIGESGMLEIKTKLPALMVEALIRDDFPPEHKAQCQGALWVAEREWIDICVYWPKMPPLIKRAYRDEAYIAEMSAAVDAFNDELNTIVERIRSYGSVTREAA
- a CDS encoding ERF family protein is translated as MSTAVETYQAPHEIEPRQVQREPAAIIQVIERAALNPNVDIDKMQRLLDMQERILAREAKASFDAAFSQMQPELPIINENGGIKNKDDKVQSTYAKWEDINEAIKPVLAQHGFSLRFRIGQDAGKIVVTGILSHREGHSEETSIHLPIDTSGSKNAVQAVGSTTSYGQRYTAKALLNITSRAKADRDDDGASAGAPVLITDDQAEQIHKLISDTGADINKFLAYFKAESVSDLKARDFDRARGLLIAKRARP
- a CDS encoding DUF3572 family protein, with the translated sequence MLDYKQSRAIAVHVLGLMARDKEALTRFFNVTGASPETISACAQSPGFFEAVLDFSVSDAAFLNHIEAQLRLPASAIDSARACFKAESEADTRVVSISGWADRQEPPRKSRKAALPSLPPRALYARA
- a CDS encoding helix-turn-helix domain-containing protein, producing the protein MRAFFMRMRMIVTMITSDEIRALMAAHSWTQSDLAGRVGVKQSTVSRWLGGQTPDPAAQAKLEAIVRGNIPIPAPPRPEPNASVTIPPPTFGEKTLPILGRAVGGEDGRFVFNGEVIEYVAMPPQLQGVPNAYGVFVSGTSMMPRFNPGEQVWVHPSRPPHAGNDVVVQLKGDGLGDPPDGFIKRFVAWTPQALIVEQFNPPRRFEFDRDQVESVHVVVGSIFTP